In Pseudomonas sp. GCEP-101, one DNA window encodes the following:
- a CDS encoding rubredoxin — MRKWQCVVCGFIYDEALGLPDEGIAPGTRWEDIPADWVCPDCGVGKIDFEMIEIS, encoded by the coding sequence ATGCGCAAATGGCAATGCGTGGTCTGTGGCTTCATCTACGACGAGGCACTGGGCCTGCCGGACGAGGGCATCGCCCCCGGCACGCGCTGGGAGGACATCCCCGCGGACTGGGTGTGCCCGGATTGCGGCGTGGGCAAGATCGATTTCGAGATGATCGAAATCTCGTAA
- the ubiA gene encoding 4-hydroxybenzoate octaprenyltransferase, which translates to MFVALIKPLARLHPRAWDFIQLTRMDKPIGIYLLLWPTLWALWMASGGVPSAKNLVIFVLGTVLMRMAGCVINDFADRKLDGHVERTKARPLATGKITVREAWIAFFVLLGASFLLVLCTNAQTIWLSFGGAAVAALYPFMKRYTYYPQVVLGAAFSWGIPMAFTAAGGTLPAVAWLLFFANVLWTVAYDTYYAMTDREDDLKMGMKSTAILFGDADRVINLTLQGLMLLLLILAGNKLAMHLTYYLGLAVAAGCFAWQFHSTRDREPMKCFKAFLHNHWAGLAIFLGTVLDFALR; encoded by the coding sequence ATGTTCGTCGCCCTGATCAAACCCCTCGCCCGCCTGCACCCCCGCGCCTGGGACTTCATCCAGCTGACGCGCATGGACAAGCCGATCGGCATCTACCTGCTGCTCTGGCCGACGCTGTGGGCGCTGTGGATGGCCAGCGGCGGCGTGCCGAGCGCGAAGAACCTGGTGATCTTCGTCCTCGGCACCGTGCTGATGCGCATGGCCGGCTGCGTGATCAACGACTTCGCCGACCGCAAGCTGGACGGCCACGTCGAGCGCACCAAGGCTCGCCCGCTGGCGACCGGCAAGATCACCGTGCGCGAGGCCTGGATTGCCTTCTTCGTGCTGCTGGGCGCCAGCTTCCTGCTGGTGCTGTGCACCAACGCGCAGACCATCTGGCTGTCCTTCGGCGGCGCGGCGGTGGCGGCGCTCTACCCCTTCATGAAGCGCTACACCTACTACCCGCAGGTGGTGCTCGGCGCGGCGTTTTCCTGGGGCATTCCGATGGCCTTCACCGCGGCCGGCGGCACGTTGCCGGCGGTGGCCTGGCTGCTGTTCTTCGCCAACGTGCTGTGGACGGTGGCCTACGACACCTACTACGCGATGACCGACCGCGAGGACGACCTGAAGATGGGCATGAAGTCCACGGCGATCCTCTTCGGCGACGCCGACCGGGTGATCAACCTGACGCTGCAGGGCCTGATGCTCCTGCTGCTGATCCTCGCCGGCAACAAACTGGCGATGCACCTGACGTACTACCTCGGCCTGGCCGTGGCGGCCGGCTGCTTCGCCTGGCAGTTCCACTCCACGCGCGACCGCGAGCCGATGAAGTGCTTCAAGGCGTTCCTGCACAACCACTGGGCGGGGCTGGCGATCTTCCTCGGCACGGTGCTGGACTTCGCCCTGCGCTGA
- a CDS encoding rubredoxin: protein MKKWQCVVCGLIYDESKGWPEEGIAAGTRWEDVPEDWLCPDCGVGKLDFEMIEIG, encoded by the coding sequence ATGAAGAAGTGGCAGTGCGTGGTATGTGGCCTGATCTATGACGAGAGCAAGGGTTGGCCGGAAGAGGGCATCGCCGCCGGTACCCGCTGGGAAGACGTGCCGGAAGACTGGCTGTGCCCCGATTGCGGCGTCGGCAAGCTGGATTTCGAGATGATCGAAATCGGCTGA
- a CDS encoding COG4315 family predicted lipoprotein, whose amino-acid sequence MKLLFPALALGLMLPAVSALAGEPGMEKNGMLVDAKGMTLYTFDKDSGGKSMCNGGCAQNWPPLMASADAKAMGEWTLIKRDDGTVQWAYKGKPLYTFVQDKKAGDMAGEGKMGVWHMAKP is encoded by the coding sequence ATGAAACTGCTATTCCCGGCCCTGGCACTGGGCCTGATGCTGCCGGCCGTGTCCGCCCTGGCCGGCGAGCCCGGCATGGAGAAGAACGGCATGCTGGTCGATGCCAAGGGCATGACGCTCTACACCTTCGACAAGGACAGCGGCGGCAAGTCGATGTGCAACGGCGGCTGCGCGCAGAACTGGCCGCCGCTGATGGCCTCGGCGGATGCCAAGGCCATGGGCGAGTGGACCCTGATCAAGCGCGATGACGGCACGGTGCAGTGGGCCTACAAGGGCAAGCCGCTGTACACCTTCGTGCAGGACAAGAAGGCCGGCGACATGGCCGGCGAAGGCAAGATGGGCGTCTGGCACATGGCCAAGCCGTAA
- a CDS encoding chorismate lyase translates to MIHPPRWLTAAQLHPAPTALIQDWLFDEGSLTRRLTALSADHFAVQPLAEGWHRLRTDECAALGVPDGSQGWVREVYLKGHGTPWVFARSVAARAALEGSGFDLRLLGTRSLGELLFSDRAFQRGPIEVCRYPAASLPADVRAERLWGRRSCFSRDGLGVLVAEVFLPSLWHRVEQQPV, encoded by the coding sequence CTGATCCACCCGCCCCGCTGGCTCACCGCCGCCCAGTTGCATCCTGCGCCGACCGCCCTGATCCAGGACTGGTTGTTCGATGAAGGATCGCTGACGCGCCGGCTGACCGCCCTCTCTGCCGACCACTTCGCCGTGCAGCCGCTGGCCGAGGGCTGGCACCGCCTGCGCACCGACGAGTGCGCCGCGCTGGGCGTGCCGGACGGCAGCCAGGGCTGGGTGCGCGAGGTGTACCTGAAGGGCCACGGCACGCCCTGGGTATTCGCCCGCAGCGTGGCCGCGCGCGCGGCGCTGGAAGGCTCGGGCTTCGACCTGCGCCTGCTCGGCACGCGTTCGCTGGGCGAGTTGCTGTTCAGCGACCGCGCCTTCCAGCGCGGCCCCATCGAGGTGTGCCGCTACCCCGCCGCCAGCCTGCCCGCCGACGTGCGCGCGGAGCGCCTGTGGGGACGCCGCTCGTGCTTCAGCCGCGATGGCCTGGGTGTGCTGGTCGCCGAGGTTTTCCTGCCGTCGCTGTGGCACCGGGTGGAACAACAGCCCGTATAA
- the phoB gene encoding phosphate regulon transcriptional regulator PhoB has product MVGKTILIVDDEAPIREMIAVALEMAGYECLEADSAQTAHAVIVDRKPDLILLDWMLPGTSGIELARRLKRDELTSAIPIIMLTAKGEEDNKIQGLEVGADDYITKPFSPRELVARLKAVLRRTGAGDSETPIEVGGLMLDPISHRVTIDGKPAEMGPTEYRLLQFFMTHQERAYTRGQLLDQVWGGNVYVEERTVDVHIRRLRKALGEVYENLVQTVRGTGYRFSTKS; this is encoded by the coding sequence ATGGTTGGCAAGACAATCCTCATCGTCGATGACGAAGCTCCGATCCGGGAAATGATCGCCGTGGCCCTGGAGATGGCCGGCTACGAGTGCCTGGAGGCCGACAGCGCGCAGACGGCCCACGCGGTGATCGTCGATCGCAAGCCGGACCTGATCCTGCTCGACTGGATGCTGCCGGGCACCTCCGGCATCGAGTTGGCCCGCCGCCTCAAGCGCGACGAGCTGACCTCGGCCATCCCGATCATCATGCTCACCGCCAAGGGTGAGGAGGACAACAAGATCCAGGGCCTGGAAGTCGGCGCGGACGACTACATCACCAAGCCGTTCTCCCCGCGCGAACTGGTCGCACGCCTGAAGGCCGTGCTGCGCCGCACCGGTGCCGGCGACAGCGAGACGCCCATCGAGGTCGGCGGCCTGATGCTCGACCCGATCAGCCACCGCGTGACCATCGACGGCAAGCCCGCCGAGATGGGCCCCACCGAGTACCGCCTGCTGCAGTTCTTCATGACCCACCAGGAGCGCGCCTACACCCGCGGCCAGCTGCTGGACCAGGTCTGGGGCGGCAACGTCTACGTCGAGGAGCGCACCGTCGACGTGCACATCCGCCGGCTGCGCAAGGCCCTGGGCGAGGTCTACGAAAATCTGGTTCAGACCGTGCGCGGCACCGGGTATCGTTTCTCGACCAAAAGCTGA